The Prevotella melaninogenica ATCC 25845 genome includes a window with the following:
- a CDS encoding methylated-DNA--[protein]-cysteine S-methyltransferase translates to MYFCRYPSPLGNLILAEEEDAIVYCQWEDTIDERMIAKWTEDREQNSVLLTEACRQLTEYFTQKRKTFNLPIRLNGTPFQLLAWEGLQQIPYGETLSYAELARRIGRNKAARAVGNANHHNPLMVIIPCHRVVASNGELGGYAGGTARKAWLLEKEKGNNKL, encoded by the coding sequence ATGTACTTCTGTCGTTACCCCTCACCCCTCGGCAACTTAATACTTGCCGAGGAAGAAGATGCTATCGTTTATTGTCAATGGGAAGATACGATTGACGAACGAATGATAGCGAAGTGGACGGAAGACAGGGAGCAAAACAGCGTGTTACTAACTGAGGCTTGCCGACAATTAACGGAATATTTCACTCAAAAGCGCAAGACTTTTAACCTCCCCATACGATTAAACGGCACTCCCTTTCAGCTACTCGCATGGGAAGGTTTACAGCAAATCCCATACGGAGAAACGCTTTCTTACGCAGAATTAGCAAGACGTATAGGCAGAAACAAAGCTGCTCGCGCTGTGGGTAATGCCAATCACCACAATCCATTAATGGTCATCATTCCCTGCCATAGAGTTGTGGCAAGCAATGGAGAATTGGGAGGATATGCAGGAGGAACAGCCCGAAAAGCTTGGTTATTGGAAAAAGAAAAGGGGAACAACAAATTGTAA
- a CDS encoding DUF308 domain-containing protein codes for MKVLQISAIRAIIVLVTGFLLVRYREETMTWMTITVGILFLLSGLVSCIAYYFEKEKVAKKTATSEQQEGQQEEENLKSPSFPIAGVGSIALGIILAVMPNTFITWVVYILAALLILGAVNQFMNLARSRQYARVPVYMWLFPTVILAIAILLISKPIETAQLPLLVLGWAFMYYGVLEFILIIRMYLVRKSYEKAEDAKVVTGDKLVTDNIEDAEVVEE; via the coding sequence ATGAAAGTACTTCAAATATCAGCCATAAGGGCTATTATCGTATTAGTGACAGGTTTCCTCCTCGTAAGATATCGTGAGGAAACTATGACGTGGATGACCATCACCGTGGGTATACTCTTCCTACTCTCTGGATTGGTTTCTTGCATCGCTTACTATTTTGAAAAGGAGAAAGTAGCAAAGAAAACAGCGACGTCTGAACAGCAAGAAGGACAACAAGAAGAAGAAAACCTCAAGTCACCTTCTTTCCCTATTGCAGGTGTCGGCAGTATTGCCTTGGGTATCATCCTTGCCGTCATGCCCAACACGTTTATCACATGGGTGGTTTATATCCTTGCAGCATTACTGATTCTCGGTGCTGTCAATCAGTTTATGAACCTCGCTCGTTCACGTCAGTACGCTCGTGTTCCGGTCTATATGTGGCTCTTCCCAACAGTCATCTTGGCAATAGCTATTCTGTTGATAAGTAAGCCAATAGAGACTGCACAGCTTCCATTATTGGTTCTCGGATGGGCATTTATGTACTATGGTGTCTTAGAATTCATCTTGATTATCCGTATGTATCTTGTCCGTAAATCTTACGAGAAGGCTGAAGATGCTAAGGTTGTGACAGGCGACAAGTTGGTTACAGATAATATCGAAGACGCTGAGGTTGTAGAGGAATAA
- a CDS encoding histidine phosphatase family protein, whose product MTLLYLVRHGETVDNANHIMQGQTPGELNEQGIKQAEELAERLKDEAIDAFVSSDLQRSIHTCELIAAPHGKAVTTTPLLRERDWGSFTGKHIPNLANLKDPSLWPDDIESLDALKARAKEFLTWLKEEYPEKKVLAVGHGIINKAIQSVYFDKPMNELKPMGNAEVRVLEL is encoded by the coding sequence ATGACATTATTATATCTTGTAAGGCATGGTGAGACGGTGGATAACGCCAATCATATTATGCAAGGACAAACACCGGGAGAACTGAATGAGCAGGGTATCAAGCAGGCTGAAGAACTTGCAGAACGTTTGAAAGATGAAGCGATAGATGCCTTTGTCTCAAGTGATTTGCAGCGTAGTATTCATACCTGCGAACTGATTGCTGCCCCTCATGGGAAGGCTGTTACGACGACTCCCTTGCTTCGTGAACGTGACTGGGGTTCGTTTACAGGGAAGCATATCCCTAATTTAGCGAATCTGAAGGACCCCTCTTTATGGCCCGATGACATCGAAAGCTTAGATGCTTTGAAGGCTCGTGCTAAGGAATTTCTTACATGGTTGAAGGAAGAATATCCCGAAAAGAAAGTGCTTGCCGTAGGACATGGTATCATCAATAAAGCTATTCAAAGCGTTTATTTTGATAAGCCGATGAATGAGCTGAAGCCAATGGGGAATGCTGAGGTTAGGGTACTTGAGCTATAA
- a CDS encoding fimbrillin family protein, with the protein MKINKFTSLFATCLLLGLTACSNDNVSDADSGNGAENKDLTGKTSFSITSEAKTRTSGVYDSGVNFYWTTNDNIWVKSGSTLTASSSNNITSTTAASAKFYFDGTYTAASYPVRYTGNASSSGNTVTIATSQNQDEANNATQLGTVGDCGVGTATRQTDGSYKFNLSHEASYITFMPYYSKEELDASAVVTQINVTVANGESLAGTFNFSDSGLGAANSSSNSVTLTLNGTSSTTGFPIPTTATASKNAAIMVVAPGTYSTFKVTYTLYDSVTGTKSTISYTYSGINCIAGKNQVISTDLGMTTYTSRKADYYMWDAKSNYWDRYESSQPLLNNAENTNYARSSADTRWYNTAFTYKVQTKAINSCKDEPTFEALTWYIGAGSPQLDNKTLWVFANHLYVGGIWLKKQSKISHFSSEENYQGTNTWDSGGDIKFTVVISGKPESSVRRDYFYLPALGQYKDGKLTDLGKKGYYWASTPNPVNSGPRSAGYGNIISANCLRFGLNTQSDNVYVRNYYERYVGMQVQEFE; encoded by the coding sequence ATGAAGATTAACAAATTCACAAGTTTGTTTGCTACATGCTTACTTTTGGGGCTGACGGCTTGTTCTAATGACAATGTAAGTGACGCGGATTCTGGCAATGGTGCTGAGAATAAGGATTTAACAGGTAAGACTTCTTTCTCTATTACCTCAGAGGCTAAGACACGTACCTCAGGCGTTTATGATTCAGGGGTAAATTTCTACTGGACTACAAACGACAACATTTGGGTAAAGAGTGGTTCTACACTAACAGCAAGTAGTTCCAACAATATTACATCAACAACAGCAGCTTCTGCAAAGTTCTATTTCGATGGAACTTATACGGCAGCGAGCTATCCTGTTAGATACACAGGGAACGCAAGCTCTTCAGGTAACACTGTTACAATAGCAACAAGTCAGAATCAGGACGAAGCCAACAATGCGACTCAGTTAGGAACTGTTGGAGACTGCGGTGTCGGTACTGCAACACGCCAAACAGATGGATCCTATAAGTTTAATCTCAGTCATGAGGCTTCGTACATAACATTTATGCCATACTACTCAAAAGAGGAGTTGGATGCTTCTGCTGTAGTAACACAAATCAATGTTACAGTGGCTAACGGTGAAAGCCTTGCTGGAACGTTCAATTTTAGCGACAGCGGTTTAGGAGCTGCAAATAGTTCTTCTAACAGCGTAACCTTGACTTTGAACGGAACAAGTTCAACAACTGGTTTCCCTATTCCTACTACCGCTACAGCATCTAAGAATGCAGCCATAATGGTTGTAGCTCCAGGAACTTACTCAACCTTTAAGGTTACTTATACTCTATATGATTCCGTAACTGGTACAAAAAGCACTATTTCATATACATATAGTGGTATAAATTGTATTGCTGGAAAGAATCAGGTAATCAGTACTGACCTTGGCATGACGACATATACTTCTCGCAAGGCCGATTATTACATGTGGGATGCAAAGAGCAATTATTGGGATAGGTATGAGAGCAGTCAGCCTTTACTCAATAACGCTGAAAATACAAACTATGCAAGATCATCAGCGGACACAAGATGGTACAATACTGCATTCACGTATAAGGTCCAGACAAAGGCTATAAACTCATGCAAGGATGAGCCGACCTTCGAAGCACTTACATGGTATATTGGGGCAGGATCTCCACAGTTGGATAACAAAACTTTATGGGTATTTGCAAACCATCTTTATGTAGGAGGCATCTGGCTAAAGAAACAGAGCAAAATTTCACATTTTAGTTCTGAGGAAAACTATCAAGGTACAAATACGTGGGATTCAGGTGGAGATATTAAATTTACTGTAGTAATCTCTGGCAAACCAGAATCATCAGTAAGAAGAGATTATTTCTATCTTCCAGCACTTGGACAATATAAGGATGGAAAATTAACCGATTTAGGAAAAAAAGGCTATTACTGGGCAAGTACACCAAATCCAGTTAACAGTGGTCCCAGAAGTGCAGGTTATGGTAATATCATATCAGCCAACTGTCTTCGCTTTGGGCTAAATACGCAATCAGATAATGTCTATGTACGTAATTACTATGAACGTTATGTAGGCATGCAGGTACAGGAATTTGAATAG
- a CDS encoding HipA domain-containing protein — protein MCKCLYCYQKLEEGQKDFHPHCARKFFGTKDVPLLEYKHKDLEELAEQVIRAQTSLTGVQPKLSLNLNKHDGCNRLTIVGLWGDYIFKPQTEAYSQLPENEDLTMHLAEAAKIKVVPHSLIRLSDGKLGYLTKRIDRTKNGEKIDMEDMCQLTLHPTEYKYKGSYEQIAKTITQYSSTPKLDLTNYMQLLLFCFITGNNDMHLKNFSLYRPSKDYQLAPAYDLLNTTIANPKDKEELAMPLSGRKSKLCLDDFLNTAKTIGLEENIVLRLVKGFEKALPKWKLLIESSFLDEDMKKEYNKLIVSRLNRLQG, from the coding sequence ATGTGTAAATGTCTGTATTGCTATCAAAAATTGGAAGAGGGTCAGAAAGACTTTCATCCTCATTGTGCTCGCAAGTTCTTTGGTACAAAAGATGTTCCCTTATTGGAATATAAACATAAAGACCTCGAAGAATTAGCCGAACAAGTAATCCGCGCCCAGACATCGCTGACAGGAGTTCAGCCTAAATTGTCTCTAAACCTCAATAAACACGATGGTTGTAACCGATTAACCATTGTCGGACTTTGGGGGGATTATATCTTTAAACCACAGACAGAGGCTTACTCACAGCTGCCTGAAAATGAGGACTTAACAATGCACCTTGCAGAAGCTGCAAAGATAAAAGTCGTACCACATAGCTTAATTCGTTTGTCTGATGGGAAGTTGGGGTATCTCACCAAGCGTATTGATCGTACCAAGAATGGTGAGAAAATAGATATGGAGGATATGTGTCAGTTAACGTTACACCCTACAGAATATAAGTATAAAGGATCGTACGAGCAGATAGCAAAAACGATAACACAATATAGTAGTACACCCAAACTCGACTTAACCAACTATATGCAATTATTGCTTTTCTGCTTTATCACTGGTAACAACGACATGCATCTGAAGAACTTCTCTCTTTATCGTCCTTCAAAAGATTATCAATTAGCTCCAGCTTATGACCTTCTCAACACTACGATAGCAAATCCTAAAGACAAAGAGGAATTGGCAATGCCGCTCTCTGGACGAAAATCGAAGCTGTGTCTTGATGACTTCTTAAACACTGCAAAGACAATAGGCTTAGAAGAAAACATTGTATTGCGCCTCGTAAAAGGTTTTGAAAAGGCTCTCCCTAAATGGAAGTTGCTCATAGAGAGTTCATTTCTTGACGAAGATATGAAAAAGGAATATAATAAACTTATCGTATCCCGATTGAATCGTTTGCAAGGATAA
- a CDS encoding HipA N-terminal domain-containing protein — protein sequence MRQAEIYRKRILAGILTEDGGEYRFCYDEKYLVQEDAQPISLTFPLQTEPFVSPVLFPFFDGLIPEGWLLDVALRNTNISVLDRMSLLLLCCKECIGAVSIIPRKELGGDV from the coding sequence ATGAGACAAGCAGAAATATATCGAAAGAGAATTCTCGCTGGTATTCTGACAGAAGATGGTGGCGAATACCGATTCTGTTATGACGAGAAGTATCTTGTACAGGAAGATGCCCAACCTATAAGTTTGACATTCCCATTACAGACGGAACCGTTTGTAAGTCCTGTGTTATTCCCATTTTTTGATGGGCTAATACCCGAAGGATGGTTGCTTGATGTGGCACTTCGCAATACCAACATCAGCGTTCTTGACCGTATGTCGTTATTACTATTATGCTGTAAGGAGTGTATAGGCGCTGTAAGTATTATTCCACGGAAAGAATTAGGAGGTGATGTATAA
- a CDS encoding helix-turn-helix transcriptional regulator → MERTKLSMVVKALRKEYGLTQEDLAMKSGVGLCFVRNVEQGKQTLKMDKVNQLLDLFNYELTPAKKQ, encoded by the coding sequence ATGGAAAGAACAAAACTATCGATGGTTGTAAAGGCTTTGCGTAAGGAATATGGTCTCACGCAAGAAGACCTTGCGATGAAGTCTGGAGTAGGTTTATGCTTTGTTCGCAATGTGGAGCAAGGCAAGCAAACGCTAAAGATGGATAAAGTAAATCAACTCCTTGATTTGTTCAACTACGAACTTACGCCTGCCAAGAAACAATGA
- a CDS encoding capsule assembly Wzi family protein: MKKLFSTLVVLLITSTMQAQYQEPVRRDTSRLQPLKGLEYKIEMQGSLSKGKTPLWLNANKYGLSSLETANGYLRGGIERPLSTDEGQKFGLGYGLDVVVPINYTSKAVFQQAYVEGRWWHGTLTIGAKEEPMQMKDNELSSGSQTLGINARPIPQVRLALSDYWTLPFANGWLHLKGHVAYGMMTDQNWQHDFTAKQSKYTDRALFHSKAGYLKVGNDEVFCPWSLEMGLEMVSIFGGTSYLPDGHGTMKTIENGKGLHAYWNAFLPGGADNGETTYQNVQGDQLGSWVMRFNYDGDWHGFSLYADKFFEDHSAMLQLDYDGYGEGSEWQEKKQRRYLIYDFKDWLLGFEYRYKPDNWLNTLVVEYLYSKYQSGPIYHDHTITIADHIGGKDNYYNHYILPGFQHWGQGIGNPLYRSPIYNEDGTIYFKDNRFVGFHVGLGGHPSEYFKWRFLGTWQEGLGTYEQPCTKRRHNVSLMGEATYTLQGQKLPMWMRGVDVRMGIGADFGSVLGGNNYGMQLTITKRGLLGKK; encoded by the coding sequence ATGAAGAAGTTATTTTCAACCTTGGTTGTCCTTTTGATAACATCAACGATGCAGGCTCAGTATCAAGAGCCGGTACGTCGTGACACGTCAAGGTTGCAGCCATTAAAAGGCTTAGAATATAAGATAGAAATGCAGGGGAGCCTATCAAAGGGCAAGACCCCACTCTGGCTCAATGCCAATAAATATGGACTCAGTTCGCTGGAGACGGCGAACGGCTATCTACGTGGGGGCATAGAACGCCCATTGAGCACGGATGAAGGACAGAAGTTCGGCTTAGGCTATGGGTTAGATGTTGTCGTTCCTATCAATTATACAAGTAAGGCTGTTTTCCAACAGGCATACGTGGAAGGACGATGGTGGCATGGAACACTGACCATCGGAGCCAAGGAAGAACCGATGCAGATGAAGGATAATGAACTCAGTTCTGGCTCGCAGACATTGGGCATCAATGCTCGTCCTATTCCGCAGGTGCGTTTGGCATTGTCAGACTATTGGACTCTACCCTTTGCAAATGGTTGGTTGCACCTCAAAGGACACGTTGCTTACGGAATGATGACCGACCAAAATTGGCAACATGATTTCACGGCTAAGCAATCGAAATATACCGACCGCGCACTCTTCCACTCTAAGGCAGGCTATCTGAAGGTGGGGAATGATGAGGTGTTCTGCCCGTGGTCGTTAGAGATGGGGTTAGAGATGGTTAGTATCTTTGGTGGTACCTCTTATCTTCCTGATGGTCATGGCACAATGAAGACCATAGAGAATGGGAAAGGGCTGCACGCTTATTGGAACGCTTTTCTCCCAGGTGGTGCCGACAATGGTGAGACAACTTATCAGAATGTGCAGGGCGACCAGTTGGGCAGTTGGGTGATGCGTTTCAACTATGATGGCGACTGGCACGGCTTTTCACTCTATGCCGATAAGTTCTTTGAGGACCATTCTGCCATGCTCCAGCTTGACTATGACGGTTATGGTGAGGGCAGTGAGTGGCAAGAGAAGAAGCAACGTCGCTACTTGATTTATGATTTCAAGGACTGGCTATTAGGTTTTGAATATCGTTATAAGCCTGATAATTGGTTGAACACTCTTGTCGTTGAATATCTTTATTCAAAGTATCAGAGCGGTCCGATTTACCATGATCATACCATAACGATAGCCGATCATATCGGAGGCAAGGACAACTACTATAACCATTATATCCTCCCCGGTTTCCAACATTGGGGACAAGGCATTGGTAATCCGCTCTATCGTTCACCGATTTACAATGAAGATGGGACTATCTACTTTAAGGACAACCGTTTCGTGGGTTTCCATGTAGGTTTGGGTGGTCATCCTTCAGAGTATTTCAAGTGGCGTTTTCTCGGCACATGGCAGGAGGGATTGGGTACCTACGAACAGCCTTGCACGAAGAGACGACACAACGTGAGTCTGATGGGAGAAGCAACTTACACACTGCAAGGACAGAAACTTCCGATGTGGATGAGAGGTGTTGATGTCCGAATGGGCATCGGTGCCGACTTCGGTTCAGTACTCGGTGGCAACAACTATGGTATGCAGTTGACCATTACGAAGCGTGGTTTGTTAGGAAAGAAATAG
- a CDS encoding lipocalin-like domain-containing protein: MKRIKILSFVLPLLALLFSACTLETDNDAGRMEGMWHLVKIESMTSAANEDLSEQVVFWSFQAKLLQMEDKTGQHYSYLYRFRIDNDQLALTSPYQFDRENGDQPLTAYESTLGLYGIKSLTPVFRIEKIDRRKMILNDGAVRLYFDKF; this comes from the coding sequence ATGAAAAGAATAAAGATATTATCCTTTGTCTTGCCTCTCTTGGCACTCCTCTTCTCCGCTTGTACGTTGGAAACGGACAATGATGCAGGCAGAATGGAGGGAATGTGGCATCTTGTGAAGATAGAATCAATGACATCCGCTGCAAATGAAGACTTGAGTGAGCAGGTTGTCTTCTGGTCTTTTCAGGCAAAACTCTTACAAATGGAGGATAAGACGGGACAGCATTATAGCTATCTCTATCGTTTCCGAATTGATAATGACCAACTGGCGTTGACTTCTCCTTATCAGTTTGACCGTGAGAATGGCGACCAACCACTAACAGCTTATGAGTCAACATTAGGTTTATATGGTATTAAAAGTCTTACCCCAGTGTTCCGAATTGAGAAGATAGACAGACGAAAGATGATATTAAATGATGGGGCAGTAAGGCTCTACTTTGATAAATTCTAA
- a CDS encoding MraY family glycosyltransferase yields the protein MSIYTLISLFAFAMSAVCGFIMIPQILSFCKKRKLYDRPDARKIHKNVVPRLGGVSFMPSMLIATVVALLAWVYTSKGNKIGVSPWSIFFGVGITVIYITGVLDDIFGVRAKKKLLMQIIVASLLPMSYLYINNLYGFLGIYEIPAIIGMVLTVGVLVFIMNSINLIDGIDGLSASLTLIALSGLFFIFQRERIWVYCILIAGLMGVLIPFLYHNIWGKQEKNQKIFMGDSGSLTLGYILGVLLIKFCMYNPHVMPYQKGATLLSVTLLLVPTFDVFRVIIVRILHHKPIFRADKNHIHHKLMRAGLTQHQALISIIALSLIFIIINLSLFNQLLVTWIIAIDIIIYIAFQYTLDIFIRRKGGLPFTE from the coding sequence ATGTCGATATATACTTTAATCAGTCTTTTTGCATTTGCCATGAGTGCTGTTTGTGGATTCATTATGATTCCACAGATTCTTTCGTTTTGTAAAAAGAGAAAATTATATGACAGACCAGATGCCAGAAAAATACACAAGAATGTTGTTCCTCGCTTAGGGGGTGTATCGTTTATGCCCAGTATGCTGATTGCTACGGTCGTAGCACTATTGGCGTGGGTCTATACAAGCAAAGGCAATAAGATTGGGGTCAGCCCATGGAGCATCTTTTTTGGCGTGGGTATCACCGTTATCTATATAACAGGCGTACTCGATGACATCTTTGGCGTGCGGGCAAAGAAGAAACTTCTCATGCAAATCATTGTGGCAAGTCTGCTTCCGATGTCCTATCTTTACATCAACAACCTCTACGGTTTCTTAGGTATCTATGAGATCCCTGCTATTATAGGAATGGTATTAACGGTTGGCGTACTGGTATTTATCATGAATTCCATCAACTTGATAGATGGTATTGACGGCCTCTCTGCGAGCCTTACGCTCATCGCTTTATCGGGTCTTTTCTTTATTTTCCAACGCGAAAGGATATGGGTCTATTGCATCCTTATTGCTGGATTGATGGGTGTATTGATTCCTTTCCTTTACCATAACATCTGGGGAAAACAGGAAAAGAACCAAAAGATATTCATGGGTGACTCTGGTAGTCTGACACTTGGTTACATCCTTGGCGTACTACTGATTAAGTTCTGCATGTACAACCCACATGTCATGCCTTATCAGAAGGGCGCAACCCTCCTTTCCGTAACCTTACTCCTCGTACCGACCTTCGATGTGTTCAGAGTCATCATCGTACGAATTCTTCACCATAAACCGATTTTCAGAGCGGATAAAAACCATATCCACCATAAGCTAATGCGTGCAGGACTAACACAGCATCAGGCTTTGATAAGTATCATTGCACTGTCGCTTATCTTTATCATCATCAACCTTTCTCTCTTCAATCAACTTCTTGTGACATGGATTATTGCGATTGATATTATTATCTATATCGCCTTCCAATATACCCTCGACATCTTTATAAGAAGAAAGGGCGGACTTCCTTTCACCGAATAA
- a CDS encoding glycosyltransferase, producing the protein MERIDISVLMAVYKKDNPAFLRESLESIFAQTVEAAEVVLLEDGPLTDALYDVIKSYESRYSTLKVVSYPENRGLGKTLNDGLLLCKYNLVARMDADDICKPNRLEMEYNWLKAHEDYDVIGSWVDEFTDNKTRVKSIRKVPEAYDEIKNYAQYRCPINHPTAMYRKAAVLAVGGYLTEYFPEDYFLWLRMLKNGSKFYNIQESLLWFRYSEETVARRGGWAYACDEVRILVRMLKMGYIPFHVFCQSVVIRFTTRVMPLPIRQRLYNLIRKT; encoded by the coding sequence ATGGAACGTATTGACATATCAGTTTTAATGGCTGTCTATAAGAAAGATAATCCCGCTTTCCTTCGTGAGAGTTTAGAGAGTATCTTTGCGCAGACTGTGGAGGCTGCTGAGGTCGTTTTGTTAGAGGATGGACCTTTGACGGATGCTTTGTATGACGTTATAAAGTCTTATGAGTCGAGATATTCAACCTTGAAAGTGGTGTCATACCCAGAGAATAGGGGGTTGGGTAAGACCTTAAATGATGGCTTACTACTTTGTAAATATAATCTTGTGGCGCGTATGGATGCTGACGATATCTGTAAACCGAATAGGTTAGAGATGGAGTATAATTGGCTAAAGGCACATGAAGACTATGACGTGATAGGCTCTTGGGTGGATGAATTTACAGACAATAAGACGCGGGTAAAGTCGATAAGAAAGGTTCCTGAAGCGTATGATGAGATAAAGAACTATGCGCAGTATAGATGTCCTATAAACCATCCGACAGCTATGTATAGAAAAGCAGCTGTGTTGGCAGTAGGCGGTTATCTCACAGAATATTTCCCTGAAGACTATTTCCTTTGGTTGCGAATGTTGAAGAATGGGAGTAAGTTTTATAATATTCAGGAGTCTTTGTTGTGGTTTCGTTATTCGGAAGAAACGGTGGCAAGAAGAGGTGGCTGGGCTTATGCTTGTGATGAGGTGCGTATCTTGGTACGGATGCTGAAGATGGGCTACATACCTTTCCATGTTTTTTGCCAAAGTGTTGTAATCCGTTTTACCACTCGTGTTATGCCTTTACCTATCCGTCAGCGGTTGTATAATCTGATAAGAAAAACATAG
- a CDS encoding chain-length determining protein, whose product MEDNKKENVAVVSFLKKLKHDLLRYVIVFVVALVGSILVILPVPRYYKCDISLAPEMDNTENGGKLSSIASSFGVDLGDVASANALQPSLYPDLMKSNEFVKSLLQIPVETKDGSVKTSYYDYLSNHQKESPYAKAIGWIAKKFSDKDSLTSKTDSINPFMLNKKQDEIFTSIKNSIACDIDIKTGLITISVEDQDPLISATIADSVRAKLQNFITNYKTNKMKNDVKYYTKLVAEAKTKYENARQKYATFSDANQDVILQELQSQRDDLENDMQLKFNAYSALSTQLQNAQAKLQEHTPSFTIVQSASVPVKPAGPKRMAFVFIVVFLSMMVTFVICNFSLLFGGAKGE is encoded by the coding sequence ATGGAAGACAATAAGAAAGAGAATGTTGCAGTAGTTTCCTTTCTCAAAAAACTTAAGCATGACTTATTACGATATGTTATCGTTTTTGTTGTTGCGTTGGTGGGATCAATCTTAGTGATTCTACCTGTTCCACGCTATTATAAGTGCGATATATCACTTGCTCCGGAGATGGATAATACCGAGAACGGTGGTAAGTTGAGTTCCATTGCGTCTTCCTTTGGTGTGGATCTTGGCGATGTTGCTTCTGCCAATGCCTTGCAACCAAGTCTTTATCCAGACCTGATGAAGTCTAATGAGTTTGTTAAGAGTCTGCTACAGATCCCTGTAGAGACAAAAGATGGTTCGGTAAAAACCAGTTACTACGATTATCTTTCTAATCATCAGAAAGAGTCGCCATACGCAAAAGCGATTGGATGGATTGCAAAGAAGTTTAGCGATAAAGACAGTCTTACAAGCAAAACAGACTCTATTAATCCGTTTATGCTTAATAAAAAGCAAGACGAAATCTTCACGAGTATAAAGAATAGTATTGCATGTGACATTGATATTAAGACTGGATTGATAACGATTTCAGTGGAAGATCAAGACCCATTGATTAGTGCTACGATTGCTGATTCGGTACGAGCTAAACTACAGAACTTCATCACCAACTATAAAACAAACAAGATGAAGAACGACGTGAAGTATTATACAAAGTTGGTAGCAGAGGCGAAGACGAAGTATGAGAACGCACGTCAGAAGTATGCGACCTTCTCTGATGCTAACCAAGATGTTATCTTACAAGAGCTTCAGTCACAACGTGACGACTTGGAGAATGATATGCAGTTGAAGTTTAATGCTTATAGTGCATTGAGTACACAGCTACAAAATGCGCAGGCAAAGTTGCAGGAACACACACCTTCTTTTACAATAGTTCAGAGTGCATCTGTACCTGTCAAGCCTGCAGGACCAAAGCGAATGGCATTTGTTTTCATTGTTGTTTTCCTGAGTATGATGGTTACATTCGTTATTTGTAACTTCTCGTTATTGTTTGGTGGAGCAAAGGGCGAATAG